One stretch of Siphonobacter curvatus DNA includes these proteins:
- a CDS encoding DUF1573 domain-containing protein gives MKKQLFFLLAFFLISAGAFAQGKIKVDSETKDFGKIAQGTPVTHEFTVTNTGKAPVVISNVTASCGCTTPKWSQAPILPGKTSKVSATYNAASVGPFNKQITVYSNAENSTVTMFLKGEVQQKAAAKGVK, from the coding sequence ATGAAAAAGCAACTTTTCTTTTTACTGGCCTTTTTCCTGATTTCTGCTGGAGCCTTCGCTCAGGGTAAAATTAAAGTAGATTCGGAAACGAAAGATTTTGGTAAAATTGCTCAGGGTACGCCCGTTACACACGAATTTACGGTAACCAACACGGGTAAAGCTCCGGTCGTTATCAGTAATGTAACGGCTTCTTGCGGTTGCACGACGCCGAAATGGTCACAGGCTCCCATTCTGCCTGGTAAAACCAGCAAAGTAAGTGCTACGTATAATGCAGCCTCTGTAGGTCCTTTCAACAAACAAATTACGGTATACAGCAATGCTGAAAATAGCACTGTGACGATGTTTTTGAAAGGCGAAGTGCAGCAAAAAGCCGCAGCTAAAGGGGTGAAGTAA
- a CDS encoding RNA polymerase sigma factor, with translation MGKKRIVVAEKDLVGLLRERDQRGFTILYDNYSSALYGVILKIVKSEETASDVMQEAFVKIWRNIESYERSKGSLFTWILNVARNTAIDKLRSQDYQQNTQNQPLEYFVSVVEEENPVEHQVDAIGVRKVVDQLRPEYRSIIDLVYFQGYTQAEVADELEIPLGTVKTRVKAALAQLRTLISILILLFFTTYINS, from the coding sequence TTGGGAAAAAAACGCATTGTCGTCGCTGAAAAAGATCTGGTTGGCTTGCTCCGTGAGCGAGATCAACGTGGATTTACTATCCTGTATGATAATTATTCCTCGGCTTTATACGGGGTTATTTTGAAAATCGTCAAATCGGAAGAAACGGCTTCGGATGTTATGCAGGAAGCCTTCGTAAAAATTTGGCGAAATATTGAATCTTATGAACGTTCGAAGGGCAGTTTATTCACCTGGATTTTGAACGTTGCCCGTAATACGGCTATTGATAAATTACGATCTCAGGACTATCAACAAAATACTCAAAACCAACCGCTTGAGTATTTCGTAAGTGTAGTTGAAGAAGAAAATCCAGTAGAGCATCAGGTAGATGCCATTGGAGTTCGTAAAGTGGTCGATCAACTTCGTCCTGAATATCGTTCTATCATCGATTTGGTTTACTTTCAAGGCTACACGCAGGCAGAAGTCGCCGACGAACTTGAAATACCCCTGGGTACGGTGAAAACGAGGGTAAAAGCGGCCCTAGCTCAACTCCGAACATTGATTAGTATTCTCATTTTGTTGTTTTTCACCACCTACATTAATTCGTAA
- a CDS encoding anti-sigma factor translates to MLESYVLGITSKEESTLVESLLTNQPEYQAQVEAIRDTLEAYAWQNAQEPPVSVREKVLGSIQELAAGQGVPVAESPASTLRIQRPGISVTRSLVTSRNWVAAAVVIVVLSVVGNVFLFKRLKASEEQLASLESQNTQLANNLEARKASFENARQEIAVLQNPGTKLIKLKGEPIAPTAFAMLYSNDSKRETYMANVQLPAAPHGKQYQLWAIVDGKPVDAGLFDKNTSLQKVKSIDGANAYAISLEPEGGSGIPTGQVYVKGNL, encoded by the coding sequence TTGCTGGAAAGCTATGTGCTGGGAATTACTTCAAAAGAAGAATCCACGTTAGTGGAGAGTCTTTTAACGAATCAACCTGAATACCAGGCTCAAGTAGAGGCCATACGGGATACCCTGGAAGCCTACGCTTGGCAAAATGCTCAGGAACCTCCGGTATCGGTTCGAGAAAAAGTATTGGGAAGTATCCAGGAGTTGGCAGCAGGCCAGGGCGTTCCGGTGGCAGAGTCGCCTGCGAGCACCCTGAGAATCCAACGTCCCGGCATTTCGGTTACCAGATCTTTGGTAACGTCCCGTAACTGGGTGGCTGCAGCTGTAGTCATCGTAGTACTAAGTGTAGTAGGTAACGTATTTTTATTCAAGCGATTGAAGGCTTCCGAGGAACAGTTAGCCTCGCTGGAATCACAAAATACACAGTTAGCCAATAATCTGGAAGCTCGTAAAGCCAGCTTTGAGAATGCCCGTCAGGAAATTGCTGTATTGCAGAATCCGGGTACGAAGCTCATCAAGTTGAAGGGCGAGCCTATTGCTCCGACGGCTTTTGCGATGCTGTACTCGAACGATTCGAAGCGGGAGACGTACATGGCTAATGTACAGTTACCCGCTGCTCCGCACGGTAAACAGTATCAGCTGTGGGCGATTGTTGACGGCAAACCCGTAGACGCCGGGTTATTTGACAAAAATACCAGCTTACAGAAAGTGAAAAGTATTGACGGAGCTAACGCTTACGCCATTTCACTCGAACCCGAAGGCGGTAGCGGTATACCGACCGGACAGGTGTACGTGAAAGGGAACCTGTAA
- a CDS encoding cupin domain-containing protein, whose protein sequence is MNLSFSAETSKAELFEKIATELGSHGLNIATQDQTRPWGGFFVIDEAQTAEFVSTYFPTIQMTDLEGFAKLSPKILVVGPEKRLSWQYHFRRAEIWRVVAGTVAVMTSPTDEEGETRTYEPGEVITLQQGERHRLIGLDNWGIVAEIWQHTDATNPSDEDDIVRVQDDFQRK, encoded by the coding sequence ATGAATCTGTCTTTTTCTGCTGAAACTTCTAAGGCCGAACTTTTCGAAAAAATTGCCACCGAGCTGGGCAGCCACGGGCTGAACATTGCTACACAGGACCAAACCCGTCCTTGGGGTGGTTTCTTCGTTATTGATGAAGCTCAAACGGCTGAATTTGTTAGCACGTATTTCCCCACGATTCAAATGACGGATCTGGAAGGATTCGCTAAATTGAGTCCTAAAATCCTGGTCGTAGGTCCCGAAAAACGTCTTTCTTGGCAGTACCACTTCCGGCGGGCCGAAATCTGGCGGGTCGTTGCGGGTACTGTGGCCGTGATGACCAGCCCTACTGACGAAGAAGGTGAAACCCGTACCTACGAACCCGGCGAAGTCATTACGCTGCAACAGGGTGAGCGTCACCGACTGATTGGTCTGGATAACTGGGGTATCGTCGCCGAAATCTGGCAACATACGGACGCTACTAATCCTTCAGACGAAGATGATATTGTTCGCGTGCAGGATGATTTTCAACGCAAATAA
- the dnaG gene encoding DNA primase, giving the protein MRIPQETVQLIQETADIVDVINDYVTLKKRGANLIACCPFHNEKTPSFNVNPVRGIFKCFGCGKAGDSVKFIMEIEGIGYPEALRHLAKKYGIELKETEQTPEEIQSQNERESLYIALDYAKKFYQEQLLQSDEGQSIGLSYFQERGFNRQTIQQFELGYALESWDAFTKNALQQKFRIEVLEKAGLSIRRDLDSRPDARVFDRFRARVIFPIHNVSGKVIAFGARILKADKNQPKYLNSPETEVYHKSNVLYGIYQAKNAIRNEDVAYLVEGYTDVISLHQSGITNVVASSGTALTVEQIRLIGRFSQNITVLYDGDAAGIKASLRGLDLILEEGLNVKLCTFPEGEDPDSYVRKIGGEAFRQYIKTQAVDFIRFKAEVLLQDAGNDPFRKAGVIKEMVESISKIPDAITRQVFFQQTARLMDLPEETLVAEANKRVRERIKNDTKVREKQERKSEPPLDLPPGVGAFSPDDEPDFAELMAAEQGQSAPVPVSKPKRTPLSYQEEAFCRLLILYGTTVIETETREDGPHDITLMEYMVSQTYDLDFQTPLYQLFMDIFRAATQQEAYPDTNFFLSHSDAIIQEASIDFVSERHPLSENWEKMHEIYIPHERDQLDKVAHRCVLRLKKSFNDQRMHDIKQRLTEVTQANEQEELLMQFMKMKRIDQALAKELGIVVTGY; this is encoded by the coding sequence ATGCGAATACCACAGGAAACCGTCCAGCTCATTCAGGAAACGGCCGACATTGTCGACGTCATCAACGATTACGTGACGCTTAAGAAACGCGGAGCCAACCTGATTGCCTGTTGCCCGTTTCACAATGAAAAAACGCCCTCGTTCAACGTTAATCCGGTACGGGGTATTTTCAAATGCTTCGGTTGCGGCAAAGCGGGTGATTCCGTGAAGTTTATCATGGAAATTGAAGGTATCGGTTACCCCGAAGCCTTGCGGCATCTGGCCAAAAAATACGGCATTGAACTCAAGGAAACGGAGCAGACGCCCGAAGAAATTCAGTCGCAAAACGAACGGGAAAGTCTGTACATCGCCCTCGACTACGCCAAGAAATTCTACCAGGAGCAACTCCTGCAGTCCGACGAAGGCCAGTCTATTGGTCTAAGTTATTTTCAGGAACGGGGCTTCAATCGGCAGACCATCCAGCAATTCGAGCTGGGTTACGCTCTGGAAAGCTGGGATGCCTTTACGAAAAATGCCCTTCAGCAGAAATTCCGGATTGAAGTACTGGAAAAAGCCGGTTTGTCCATTCGGCGGGATTTGGATTCTCGGCCCGACGCTCGCGTTTTTGACCGCTTTCGGGCTCGGGTAATCTTTCCGATTCATAACGTTTCCGGCAAAGTGATTGCCTTTGGGGCCCGGATTCTGAAAGCCGATAAAAACCAGCCGAAGTACCTTAACTCGCCGGAAACGGAAGTCTATCACAAGTCGAACGTTCTATACGGAATCTATCAGGCGAAAAATGCGATTCGTAACGAAGACGTCGCTTATCTGGTGGAAGGCTATACGGACGTAATTTCTTTGCACCAGTCGGGAATTACGAACGTGGTGGCTTCGTCGGGTACAGCTTTGACGGTCGAACAGATTCGACTGATTGGTCGCTTTTCACAGAACATTACGGTGCTGTACGACGGCGACGCGGCGGGGATCAAGGCCTCTTTACGCGGGCTGGATCTGATTCTGGAAGAAGGACTGAACGTGAAGCTTTGTACCTTTCCCGAAGGCGAAGATCCCGATAGTTACGTCCGCAAAATCGGCGGCGAAGCCTTCCGGCAGTACATCAAAACGCAGGCGGTCGACTTCATCCGTTTTAAAGCCGAAGTACTGTTGCAGGACGCGGGGAATGATCCCTTCCGCAAGGCGGGTGTGATTAAGGAAATGGTCGAGAGCATTTCCAAAATTCCGGATGCCATTACGCGGCAGGTGTTCTTTCAGCAGACGGCCCGGCTAATGGATTTGCCCGAAGAAACGCTGGTGGCTGAAGCCAACAAACGCGTACGCGAGCGAATCAAGAACGATACCAAAGTCCGCGAAAAACAGGAACGAAAGTCCGAACCACCGCTGGACTTGCCACCAGGGGTAGGGGCTTTTTCGCCGGACGATGAGCCGGATTTTGCGGAGTTAATGGCGGCTGAACAAGGTCAGTCCGCCCCCGTTCCCGTATCCAAGCCGAAGCGTACGCCACTTTCGTACCAGGAAGAAGCCTTTTGCCGATTGCTGATTTTGTACGGAACGACGGTGATCGAAACGGAAACTCGGGAAGACGGACCGCACGACATTACGCTGATGGAGTACATGGTCAGTCAGACGTATGACCTGGATTTCCAGACGCCTCTGTACCAGCTATTCATGGATATTTTTCGGGCGGCAACCCAGCAGGAAGCTTATCCGGATACCAATTTCTTCCTGAGCCATTCCGATGCGATTATTCAGGAAGCCAGTATTGACTTTGTGTCGGAACGGCATCCGCTCAGCGAAAACTGGGAAAAAATGCACGAAATCTACATTCCGCACGAACGCGATCAACTGGATAAAGTCGCTCACCGGTGTGTCCTTCGATTAAAAAAATCATTCAATGACCAGCGGATGCACGACATTAAACAACGGTTGACGGAAGTGACGCAGGCCAACGAGCAGGAAGAATTACTGATGCAATTCATGAAAATGAAACGGATTGACCAGGCTCTGGCGAAAGAACTGGGAATTGTAGTAACAGGCTATTGA
- a CDS encoding 4Fe-4S dicluster domain-containing protein translates to MQDQSYWGTIKRGIQSSLKGLQISLRHLKDSTRRRKPIYVDDPNYFEQDTGMVTLRYPYEAIPVPDNGRYRLHNEMDDCIVCDKCAKVCPVDCIEIEPIRATGEVGKASDGSAIRLFAAKFDIDMAKCCYCGLCTTVCPTECLTMTKTYDYSEFDIRDMVYHFTNLTPEKAEEKKQLYEQFVAEKEAAKTSKPVVAKEKETQPAARPTFKPSLKKTTEDATPEVQAERSEEAKPARPAFKPGFKKTAEPTEPETTEPNEAKPARPAFKPGFKKTTEEPAVQPEATEEDRPARPAFKPGFKKPTTEPTQSESESTEEAKPARPAFKPGFKKTTVEAKAPEEIPEKTETPAEPEAKTPTSFKPNFKRKETEPTVEEPIQLEPAASVETPDEPPIAKSFKPVFKKKTAEPEETKVEEPMPEVPAEQPVTKSFKPVFKKKTETEPTSEAPAEEAPVQESFKPVFKKTATPAAEVPKAVEEPAAPEPEEPKAEEPVRKSFKPVFKKKADEPAVAEPVSEASQPEQTPEVKPEEPETPKPGGGKSFKPVFKRPNQE, encoded by the coding sequence ATGCAGGATCAGAGCTACTGGGGAACCATTAAACGCGGCATACAATCCAGCCTGAAAGGACTTCAAATTTCCCTGCGACATTTGAAAGATTCCACGCGGCGGCGTAAGCCCATTTATGTGGACGACCCGAATTATTTTGAACAAGACACGGGAATGGTAACCCTGCGGTATCCGTACGAAGCCATTCCAGTTCCCGATAATGGACGATACCGGCTCCATAATGAAATGGACGACTGTATCGTCTGCGATAAGTGTGCGAAAGTTTGTCCGGTGGATTGCATCGAGATCGAACCCATTCGAGCCACGGGCGAGGTGGGGAAAGCCTCCGATGGATCAGCGATTCGCTTGTTTGCAGCCAAATTTGACATCGACATGGCCAAGTGCTGCTACTGCGGCCTGTGCACGACCGTCTGCCCGACGGAGTGCCTGACCATGACGAAAACGTACGATTATTCGGAGTTTGACATTCGGGACATGGTTTACCATTTCACGAATCTCACGCCCGAAAAAGCCGAAGAGAAGAAACAGCTTTACGAACAATTCGTGGCCGAAAAAGAAGCGGCCAAGACCAGTAAGCCCGTTGTAGCGAAAGAAAAAGAAACGCAGCCCGCAGCTCGTCCGACCTTTAAGCCTAGCTTGAAGAAAACGACCGAAGACGCAACTCCGGAAGTACAGGCGGAACGAAGTGAAGAGGCGAAACCCGCCCGTCCCGCGTTCAAACCTGGATTCAAGAAAACGGCTGAACCTACGGAACCGGAAACAACTGAACCGAACGAGGCGAAACCGGCTCGACCTGCATTTAAGCCTGGGTTTAAAAAAACTACGGAGGAACCAGCGGTACAGCCCGAAGCAACCGAAGAAGATCGACCCGCTCGTCCGGCATTCAAACCTGGATTCAAAAAGCCGACGACTGAACCTACGCAATCGGAATCCGAATCAACAGAAGAGGCAAAACCTGCCCGCCCAGCGTTCAAGCCCGGATTTAAGAAAACGACCGTAGAAGCCAAGGCTCCGGAGGAGATTCCGGAGAAAACGGAAACGCCGGCGGAACCCGAAGCGAAAACGCCGACGAGTTTTAAACCGAACTTTAAGCGAAAAGAAACCGAGCCGACGGTAGAAGAACCGATTCAGCTGGAACCTGCCGCATCGGTAGAAACCCCTGATGAACCGCCGATAGCCAAAAGCTTTAAGCCGGTATTCAAGAAAAAAACGGCGGAACCCGAAGAAACGAAGGTAGAAGAACCAATGCCTGAGGTACCCGCGGAACAGCCCGTAACGAAAAGTTTTAAACCCGTCTTCAAAAAGAAAACGGAAACCGAGCCGACGTCCGAAGCTCCCGCCGAAGAAGCTCCTGTACAAGAGAGCTTCAAGCCCGTGTTCAAAAAGACTGCTACGCCTGCAGCCGAGGTGCCAAAAGCCGTAGAAGAGCCCGCCGCACCGGAGCCTGAAGAACCCAAAGCGGAAGAGCCGGTACGGAAAAGCTTCAAGCCCGTCTTTAAAAAGAAGGCTGATGAACCCGCCGTTGCGGAACCCGTAAGTGAGGCTAGCCAGCCGGAACAAACGCCTGAAGTAAAGCCCGAAGAACCCGAAACGCCCAAACCCGGCGGCGGCAAATCATTCAAGCCCGTATTCAAACGACCCAATCAAGAATGA
- a CDS encoding NADH-quinone oxidoreductase subunit J family protein, producing the protein MTAFVFLFFVMLTIASAAVVLISRNVLYSAFSLMVTFLGIAALYVFAGADFLAVTQIMVYVGGILVLLVFGVMLTRNKADRGTGQANVIRTEHSRTFWGILTAGGIFAILSTILAKARFDTVERNHFELIERKTTIQELGIGLLTDYALPFEVAGILLMVALLGAAYLSGKAKNFGTKE; encoded by the coding sequence ATGACCGCTTTTGTGTTTCTATTTTTTGTTATGCTGACCATCGCGTCGGCGGCGGTGGTGCTGATCAGTCGAAACGTACTGTATTCGGCGTTTAGCCTGATGGTCACGTTTCTGGGTATTGCGGCACTGTACGTATTCGCTGGAGCTGATTTTCTGGCCGTTACGCAGATTATGGTGTACGTAGGAGGAATTCTGGTACTGCTGGTATTTGGCGTCATGTTAACCCGAAACAAAGCGGATCGGGGTACGGGTCAGGCCAACGTCATTCGAACCGAACATAGTCGTACCTTCTGGGGCATACTGACGGCTGGAGGTATCTTCGCCATTCTGTCGACGATTTTGGCCAAAGCTCGCTTCGATACAGTCGAACGTAATCACTTTGAATTGATCGAGCGTAAAACAACGATTCAGGAGCTGGGAATTGGCTTACTTACGGATTATGCGTTGCCCTTTGAAGTCGCTGGTATTTTACTGATGGTAGCCTTACTGGGAGCGGCGTACTTATCCGGCAAAGCAAAAAATTTCGGTACGAAAGAATAA